From a region of the Mauremys mutica isolate MM-2020 ecotype Southern chromosome 12, ASM2049712v1, whole genome shotgun sequence genome:
- the PRPSAP1 gene encoding phosphoribosyl pyrophosphate synthase-associated protein 1 isoform X3 codes for MNYCLATSHLDRLLSSTKLDIKILFKYYGIMLDVNTAVMELLIMAYALKTSCARNIIGVIPYFPYSKQSKMRKRGSIVCKLLASMLAKAGLTHIITMDLHQKEIQGFFSFPVDNLRASPFLLQYIQEEIPDYRNAVIVAKSPDAAKRAQSYAERLRLGLAVIHGEAQCTEQDMDDGRHSPPTVKNATVHSGLELPLMMAKEKPPITVVGDVGGRIAIIVDDIIDDVESFVAAAEILKERGAYKIFVMATHGLLSADAPRLIEESAVDEVVVTNTVPHEVQKLQCPKIKTVDISLILSEAIRRIHNGESMAYLFRNITVDD; via the exons ATGAATTATTGTTTAGCAACTTCTCATCTTGACAGACTCCTCAGCAGCACAAAACTTGATATTAAAATATTGTTCAAATACTATGGAATCATGCT AGATGTGAACACTGCTGTAATGGAATTGTTGATAATGGCCTATGCACTGAAGACTTCCTGCGCCAGGAATATTATTGGGGTCATCCCTTACTTCCCCTATAGCAAACAAAGCAAAATGAGGAAGAGGGGCTCCATAGTCTGCAAACTGCTAGCTTCTATGCTGGCCAAAGCAG GTTTAACACACATTATCACTATGGATCTTCATCAAAAGGAAATCCAAGGCTTCTTCAGCTTTCCAGTAGACAACTTAAGGGCATCCCCTTTCTTGCTTCAGTATATACAGGAAGAA ATTCCAGATTACAGAAATGCAGTTATTGTGGCCAAATCCCCTGATGCAGCGAAAAG GGCTCAGTCTTATGCCGAGAGACTGCGTCTGGGACTAGCAGTGATCCATGGAGAGGCTCAGTGTACGGAGCAGGACATGGATGATGGCCGCCACTCTCCCCCAACTGTCAAAAATGCCACTGTGCACTCTGGCCTAGAGCTTCCCT TGATGATGGCCAAAGAGAAGCCACCAATAACTGTAGTCGGAGATGTTGGGGGAAGAATCGCCATCATTGTG GATGATATTATTGATGATGTGGAAAGCTTTGTAGCAGCTGCAGAAATCCTGAAAGAGCGTGGTGCTTACAAGATTTTTGTGATGGCCACTCATGGACTCTTATCTGCAGATGCTCCCCGTCTAATTGAGGAATCTGCAGTGGATGAG GTGGTGGTGACCAACACAGTTCCTCATGAAGTTCAGAAGCTGCAGTGCCCCAAGATAAAGACTGTggatatcagtttgatcctctcTGAAGCCATCCGACGAATCCACAATGGGGAGTCCATGGCTTATCTCTTCCGCAACATCACCGTGGATGACTAG
- the PRPSAP1 gene encoding phosphoribosyl pyrophosphate synthase-associated protein 1 isoform X2 yields MNAAKSGYRVFSANSTAACTELAKTITERLGVELGKSAVYQETNGETRVEIKESVRGQDIFIIQTIPRDVNTAVMELLIMAYALKTSCARNIIGVIPYFPYSKQSKMRKRGSIVCKLLASMLAKAGLTHIITMDLHQKEIQGFFSFPVDNLRASPFLLQYIQEEIPDYRNAVIVAKSPDAAKRAQSYAERLRLGLAVIHGEAQCTEQDMDDGRHSPPTVKNATVHSGLELPLMMAKEKPPITVVGDVGGRIAIIVDDIIDDVESFVAAAEILKERGAYKIFVMATHGLLSADAPRLIEESAVDEVVVTNTVPHEVQKLQCPKIKTVDISLILSEAIRRIHNGESMAYLFRNITVDD; encoded by the exons GCGTCTTGGTGTTGAGTTGGGAAAATCTGCGGTGTACCAGGAAACCAATGGAG AAACAAGAGTTGAAATAAAAGAATCTGTCCGGGGCCAAGATATCTTCATTATACAGACAATACCCAG AGATGTGAACACTGCTGTAATGGAATTGTTGATAATGGCCTATGCACTGAAGACTTCCTGCGCCAGGAATATTATTGGGGTCATCCCTTACTTCCCCTATAGCAAACAAAGCAAAATGAGGAAGAGGGGCTCCATAGTCTGCAAACTGCTAGCTTCTATGCTGGCCAAAGCAG GTTTAACACACATTATCACTATGGATCTTCATCAAAAGGAAATCCAAGGCTTCTTCAGCTTTCCAGTAGACAACTTAAGGGCATCCCCTTTCTTGCTTCAGTATATACAGGAAGAA ATTCCAGATTACAGAAATGCAGTTATTGTGGCCAAATCCCCTGATGCAGCGAAAAG GGCTCAGTCTTATGCCGAGAGACTGCGTCTGGGACTAGCAGTGATCCATGGAGAGGCTCAGTGTACGGAGCAGGACATGGATGATGGCCGCCACTCTCCCCCAACTGTCAAAAATGCCACTGTGCACTCTGGCCTAGAGCTTCCCT TGATGATGGCCAAAGAGAAGCCACCAATAACTGTAGTCGGAGATGTTGGGGGAAGAATCGCCATCATTGTG GATGATATTATTGATGATGTGGAAAGCTTTGTAGCAGCTGCAGAAATCCTGAAAGAGCGTGGTGCTTACAAGATTTTTGTGATGGCCACTCATGGACTCTTATCTGCAGATGCTCCCCGTCTAATTGAGGAATCTGCAGTGGATGAG GTGGTGGTGACCAACACAGTTCCTCATGAAGTTCAGAAGCTGCAGTGCCCCAAGATAAAGACTGTggatatcagtttgatcctctcTGAAGCCATCCGACGAATCCACAATGGGGAGTCCATGGCTTATCTCTTCCGCAACATCACCGTGGATGACTAG
- the PRPSAP1 gene encoding phosphoribosyl pyrophosphate synthase-associated protein 1 isoform X4: MELLIMAYALKTSCARNIIGVIPYFPYSKQSKMRKRGSIVCKLLASMLAKAGLTHIITMDLHQKEIQGFFSFPVDNLRASPFLLQYIQEEIPDYRNAVIVAKSPDAAKRAQSYAERLRLGLAVIHGEAQCTEQDMDDGRHSPPTVKNATVHSGLELPLMMAKEKPPITVVGDVGGRIAIIVDDIIDDVESFVAAAEILKERGAYKIFVMATHGLLSADAPRLIEESAVDEVVVTNTVPHEVQKLQCPKIKTVDISLILSEAIRRIHNGESMAYLFRNITVDD, from the exons ATGGAATTGTTGATAATGGCCTATGCACTGAAGACTTCCTGCGCCAGGAATATTATTGGGGTCATCCCTTACTTCCCCTATAGCAAACAAAGCAAAATGAGGAAGAGGGGCTCCATAGTCTGCAAACTGCTAGCTTCTATGCTGGCCAAAGCAG GTTTAACACACATTATCACTATGGATCTTCATCAAAAGGAAATCCAAGGCTTCTTCAGCTTTCCAGTAGACAACTTAAGGGCATCCCCTTTCTTGCTTCAGTATATACAGGAAGAA ATTCCAGATTACAGAAATGCAGTTATTGTGGCCAAATCCCCTGATGCAGCGAAAAG GGCTCAGTCTTATGCCGAGAGACTGCGTCTGGGACTAGCAGTGATCCATGGAGAGGCTCAGTGTACGGAGCAGGACATGGATGATGGCCGCCACTCTCCCCCAACTGTCAAAAATGCCACTGTGCACTCTGGCCTAGAGCTTCCCT TGATGATGGCCAAAGAGAAGCCACCAATAACTGTAGTCGGAGATGTTGGGGGAAGAATCGCCATCATTGTG GATGATATTATTGATGATGTGGAAAGCTTTGTAGCAGCTGCAGAAATCCTGAAAGAGCGTGGTGCTTACAAGATTTTTGTGATGGCCACTCATGGACTCTTATCTGCAGATGCTCCCCGTCTAATTGAGGAATCTGCAGTGGATGAG GTGGTGGTGACCAACACAGTTCCTCATGAAGTTCAGAAGCTGCAGTGCCCCAAGATAAAGACTGTggatatcagtttgatcctctcTGAAGCCATCCGACGAATCCACAATGGGGAGTCCATGGCTTATCTCTTCCGCAACATCACCGTGGATGACTAG